Sequence from the Luteibacter aegosomaticola genome:
CCACCTATCGGCCTACGTAAACCCACGGCTCTTCACATTTGGCCGTCCGTCGCTATGCTGCGCGAGACGCCCACTAACGAAGGACCGCCATGAGCCTGCTTGCTACCGTACTGACCGCCATCGTCTTGCTGATCCATGTCTATATCGTGGTGCTCGAGATGGTGTTGTGGCGCTCGCGCGGGCCGAAGGTGTTTGGCATCACACCGGCCTTCGCGCAGGAAAGCGCGGCGCTCGCCTCGAACCAGGGCCTGTACAACGGCTTTCTGGTCGTGGCCTTGCTGCTTGGCCTGCTGATGGCCGAGCCGTATGCCACGGCCTTCCTCTTCTATGGGTTGGGTTGCGTGGTGGTGGCCGGGCTCTGGGGTGGTTTCACCGCTAGCCGCCGGATCCTCTATGTGCAGGCCTTGCCCGCTGCGCTTGCCTTCGTCGCGCAATGGATGGCACGGTAAGGTCGCAACGTTCCACGAGACGTGCCGAGGGGGCGGCGCGGTCCTGCGACCTGACGGGATCCATTGATGGCTGATAACGAGTTGCCCCTGGCGCGGCCAAGGGAGACCCCTGCGTGCCGTCCTGCCACTTTCGAACTGGGCCTGGCCCTGGCCGGTGCCGTATCGGGCGGCGCGTATGCCGCTGGCGTGCTCGATTTCCTCTACGAAGCGCTGGACCACTGGTACGACGCCAGGGCGAAAGGCCTGCCCGTGCCGCGACACGATGTGTTGCTTCGGGTCATCTCCGGCGCCTCGGCGGGCAGTATCAACGGCGTGCTGTCCGGCATCGCCTTGCCGTACCACTTTCCCCATGTGCACGCGGGCCCACCACCGGCGCAGGTCACGGGTAACCCGTTCTACGACGCGTGGGTGAAGCGCATCGATGTGCGCGAATTGCTGGGCAGCGCCGACCTGGCCGACCCGGCGCAACCGATCGCTTCGCTGCTCGATTCCACCTGCCTGGATACGATCGCGAAGGACATGCTTGGGTTCACGGGGGCACCGGCGACTCGCCCCTATGTGGCCAACCCGCTGAAGTGCGTGTTCACCGTCACCAACCTGCGTGGCGTGCCCTACATGGTGCAGTTCAAGGGCAACCCGGAGATTCCGGGCCACGGCATGATGGCGCACGCCGACTGGCTGCGCTTCGCGGTGGATTCGGGGCAGGGTGATCGCGACGGCGAGTGGATGTTTCCCGATGAGCGCGTCGTCGCCGGCCCCAGCCATGCCGGCGGTCCGGCCTGGCAGGCCTTCATGGAAGGCGCGCTCGCCTCGTCGGCGTTTCCCGCTGGCCTGCGTTTTCGCGAGGTAGCCCGGCCATGGACGGACTACGACCAGCGCGTCGTGATCGTGCCCGGCAAGGACGGCATGGCGACGCCGGTGCCGCTGCCGCCGGCCTGGGCGGAGGGCGACGGCGAGCAGGGCGATTACCGCTTCGTGGCCGTGGATGGCGGGGCCATGGACAACGAGCCGTTTGAACTGGCGCGCACGGAGCTGGCAGGCACGTTGGGCCGGAACCCGCGCGAAGGCGGCAAGGTGAATCGCATCGTGATCATGCTGGATCCGTTCCCCGAAGCGGAGGCGCCAGGGCCTGCCGAGGCGGCCACGACCAACCTGATCGAATCGATGGCCTCGCTGTTTGGTGCATGGAAGCAGCAGGCGCGCTTCAAGCCCGAAGAAGTCGCCCTGGCGCTGGATACCACGGTGTACAGCCGCTTCATGATCGCGCCCAGTCGTCCCGGGGTGGATAACGGGCCGCGCTGGATTGGTGGTCGTGCCCTCGCGGCCGGTGCGCTGGGCGGCTTTTCCGGCTTCCTCGCCGAGGCCTACCGCCACCATGACTTCCTGCTGGGGCGGCGCAACTGCCAGCGCTTTCTCGCGGAGCGCCTGCTGGTGCCCGCGGCCAACCCGATCTTTGCGGGGTGGATCGATGATCCGGCCCTGAAAGACTACGTGCGCGAGATCGATGGCGAGCTTTTCGCCCCGGTGATCCCGCTCGTCGGTGGGTGCCAGGCGTTGCACGAGCCTGTGCCGGCGTGGCCTCGCGGCACGTTCGCGGTGGAATCGCTCATGCCGCAGGTGGAGAGCCGGATGCAGCGACTCTACAAGGCGGCTACCGCGACGTTCGGCGGCCGCTTTGCCACGTGGCTGGCGTGGCGTTTCTACCTGCGCCGCAAACTTCTCGACCTCGTCTCAAGCCGTTTGCGCAATGCCCTGAAGGACTTCGACCTTTTGTGATATTTGACGAGGGGCTTCGAGGCGGGCAATGTCGGTGGAATGAACCTGCACCCGAGGAGTGCGTCCTATGCAGCGTGTGATGTCCGGTTGGTCCCTGGGTGTGGCGGTGGCGATGCTCGCCGGCTGCGCCGGCCACGGCACCCTCCCACCGCCCAAACCCACGATCGATGTGGCCCGCGACACCCAGGAGGCGCGGCAAGCCTACGCGAAGGGGGACATGGAGCACGCCGCCGGGTTGTACGAGGCCATTGTCGATGCCGAGCCCGACAACGCCGATGCGTGGTTCCACCTCGGCAATGCGCGCTTCCGCCTGCAGAAGCCGGACGAAGCCGTGGTGGCGTATGGCCGCGCGATCCAGGTGCGGCCCGGCTATGCGCAAGCGCAGTACAACCTGGGCGTCGTCAGGCTCAAGCAGGCGCAGGCTGCCATGATCGCCAGCGCTGAGGCCGGCAAGCCCGGTGATGCCTTGCGTCGTGACAGCGCGCGCATCGCCCAGCGCCTCTCGCGCGTGGCCGATGACGTCGGTACGCGCAGCAAGGGCGATGGTGGCGCGCCGCCTTTCATCGTCGAGCCGGATGACCACCCATGAGCGGCCTTTCACCTGCGTGAAACTACGCAGGCGTAAAGGCTTGCCATCGGCCTGTTGGGATATGGCAACCATGCAAATTCGGTAGTAGTTTCGGCCGCGGGGAGTCCGAAACCACTGACGTGAGCTTGGCTATGGCCACAACTTCCATCGCTCCGCGAGCCATCGTTTTTGAAGACCACGGCGGGCTGGCGTCCGCATTGGCCGACCTGCTGCAGGCGCGGCTGGGTTACGACGTGGCGGCGTGTGCGGGTTGTATCGAAGAAGCCTTGCGCGTCGCGCACGTCGAGCGTTGTGACGTGGCGGTCGTGGACCTGGATCTGCAGGGGGTGATGGCGTACCCCGCACTGGATGAGCTGCAGCGGCGCGGTATCCCCTATGTGATCGCCACGGGCACCTGGCCCATGGATATCCCCAGCCGGTACCGGGCACCCATGGTGCGCAAGCCGTACAGCGCGCAACAGCTTGAGCAGGCGATTCGCGAG
This genomic interval carries:
- a CDS encoding patatin-like phospholipase family protein, which codes for MADNELPLARPRETPACRPATFELGLALAGAVSGGAYAAGVLDFLYEALDHWYDARAKGLPVPRHDVLLRVISGASAGSINGVLSGIALPYHFPHVHAGPPPAQVTGNPFYDAWVKRIDVRELLGSADLADPAQPIASLLDSTCLDTIAKDMLGFTGAPATRPYVANPLKCVFTVTNLRGVPYMVQFKGNPEIPGHGMMAHADWLRFAVDSGQGDRDGEWMFPDERVVAGPSHAGGPAWQAFMEGALASSAFPAGLRFREVARPWTDYDQRVVIVPGKDGMATPVPLPPAWAEGDGEQGDYRFVAVDGGAMDNEPFELARTELAGTLGRNPREGGKVNRIVIMLDPFPEAEAPGPAEAATTNLIESMASLFGAWKQQARFKPEEVALALDTTVYSRFMIAPSRPGVDNGPRWIGGRALAAGALGGFSGFLAEAYRHHDFLLGRRNCQRFLAERLLVPAANPIFAGWIDDPALKDYVREIDGELFAPVIPLVGGCQALHEPVPAWPRGTFAVESLMPQVESRMQRLYKAATATFGGRFATWLAWRFYLRRKLLDLVSSRLRNALKDFDLL
- a CDS encoding DUF1304 domain-containing protein — translated: MSLLATVLTAIVLLIHVYIVVLEMVLWRSRGPKVFGITPAFAQESAALASNQGLYNGFLVVALLLGLLMAEPYATAFLFYGLGCVVVAGLWGGFTASRRILYVQALPAALAFVAQWMAR
- a CDS encoding tetratricopeptide repeat protein, yielding MSGWSLGVAVAMLAGCAGHGTLPPPKPTIDVARDTQEARQAYAKGDMEHAAGLYEAIVDAEPDNADAWFHLGNARFRLQKPDEAVVAYGRAIQVRPGYAQAQYNLGVVRLKQAQAAMIASAEAGKPGDALRRDSARIAQRLSRVADDVGTRSKGDGGAPPFIVEPDDHP